Proteins from one Mycteria americana isolate JAX WOST 10 ecotype Jacksonville Zoo and Gardens chromosome 1, USCA_MyAme_1.0, whole genome shotgun sequence genomic window:
- the LOC142418374 gene encoding BPI fold-containing family C protein-like — MITVRHVRKGCATPLSGPCDKGEKMLKTWYSFLLCWLSLRLEANPGLKVRITQKGLDYGRRIVMEHLKQAILKETFPSWSGQESFLFVKVNYVISRLRINAVDFPETSASFIPGTGISLSVAHASATISADWRMNTWLLSKDQGGITVSISGVFIAVIFKVSRDSTGRLSMLLHNCQLSINSVKVKLNGGSSWTYSFLSGYLEKPIYTKLDKNLCLNIKYKIQMMDAQLRKHKVLSQIDAFAQIDYSLVSSPAVFKSHINLDLKGTVYPAGNHTDPPFVPAPFALSNQGDSMLYLGVSSYFLKSASLAYYRAGAFNITVSKELATTFNLNTTLFKDLIPEIALSYITACPVLLKLMATSPPAVSLNADRCILHITGRVEVFAVLPNSATQFIFTGNLTATTRANLTITKQKLIISLLLKRLQFSLLQSSLGFSEQMSLVENFLSYALRSTVIPVINDKLGKGFPLLNLAHTTLAGPVIKINQGHLVISTDVHYKHEEGGDEDLHSHS, encoded by the exons ATGATCACAGTCAGACATGTTAGAAAAGGATGTGCCACTCCCCTCAGTG GTCCCTGTGACAAAGGTGAGAAGATGCTAAAGACGTGGTATTCCTTCCTGCTGTGTTGGCTGTCCTTGCGGCTTGAGGCTAATCCTGGTCTTAAAGTGAGGATTACTCAGAAGGGGCTGGACTACG GCAGGAGGATTGTGATGGAGCACCTGAAGCAAGCAATATTGAAAGAGACCTTCCCAAGCTGGAGTGGGCAGGAGAGTTTCTTGTTTGTTAAGGTCAACTATGTAATTTCAAG GCTCAGAATTAATGCTGTGGATTTCCCAGAAACTTCTGCTTCCTTTATTCCTGGCACTGGCATTAGTCTGTCAGTGGCACATGCTTCTGCTACGATCAGTGCAGACTGGAGAATGAACACGTGGCTGCT caGCAAAGACCAAGGAGGAATTACGGTGTCCATCTCAGGAGTGTTTATTGCAGTTATCTTCAAAGTGTCAAGGGATAGCACAGGCCGCTTGTCCATGTTGCTACACAATTGCCAGCTGAGCATTAATAGTGTAAAAGTCAAGTTAAATGGAGGATCTAG ctggACCTACAGCTTTCTGTCTGGTTATCTTGAGAAGCCCATTTACACCAAATTGGATAAAAAT CTATGCCTAAATATCAAATACAAAATCCAAATGATGGATGCACAGCTAAGGAAGCATAAGG TCTTAAGCCAGATTGATGCATTTGCACAAATAGACTATTCCCTAGTTAGTTCTCCAGCAGTCTTCAAATCACACATTAACTTGGATTTGAAG GGCACAGTCTATCCAGCAGGAAATCACACAGACCCTCCCTTTGTGCCAGCTCCGTTTGCTCTGTCAAACCAAGGTGATTCCATGCTATACCTGGGAGTCTCCAGTTATTTTCTTAAGTCTGCTTCACTGGCTTACTACAGAGCAGGGGCCTTTAACATCACCGTCTCCAAAGAG CTTGCTACTACTTTTAACCTAAATACCACCTTATTCAAAGATCTCATTCCTGAG ATTGCTCTGAGTTACATAACAGCATGCCCAGTGCTGCTGAAGCTGATGGCTACATCACCACCTGCGGTCAGTTTAAATGCAGACAGATGCATCCTACACATCACTGGCCGTGTAGAAGTGTTTGCTGTTCTGCCAAATTCAGCCACCCAGTTCATCTTTACAGGGAATCTA acaGCCACTACCAGAGCCAATTTGACAATAACCAAACAGAAGTTGATTATCTCATTACTTCTGAAGAG GCTCCAGTTCTCCCTGCTGCAGTCCAGTCTTGGCTTCTCTGAG CAGATGTCACTGGTGGAGAATTTTCTGTCTTACGCTTTACGGAGTACAGTAATCCCAGTAATCAATG ATAAATTAGGAAAAGGATTTCCTCTTCTTAACTTGGCCCACACTACCCTGGCTGGACctgtaataaaaattaatcag GGTCATCTGGTGATTTCCACTGATGTTCACTACAAACATGAGGAAGGGGGAGATGAGGACCTTCACAGTCACTCCTAA